The following are from one region of the Falco cherrug isolate bFalChe1 chromosome 19, bFalChe1.pri, whole genome shotgun sequence genome:
- the LETMD1 gene encoding LETM1 domain-containing protein 1 isoform X1: protein MALSRAGCCRVLWRLGPGPGPAAGLSRARRPLELPLPPRWAPRSLVCRLSTKAGSRSILTTLASKAKLVSGRYERFLERTFPRFYVLYTTFTKGIQALFLEVKEIRKIKSKMSHQRLSVQQLPYREMERLRQFRRDVIKAIPIGIIAIPPFANFLVIVLMYFFPRQLLIRYFWTPRQQVEFLDAYDAVRRGSYPHVLASLALAARSLPEPQLREGLQELCAEVQRGRQPRVAQLYALRSLFAGSPLALSKLRVSHVKALSQVLFLTPHLPAFFLRHRLRSHVLEIRHLDRAMLRLGVGQLSEEELRAACYLRGLNSTHLGVPECRAWLEQWLGLSCKLQASEASLLANSMVLLSLNYVRAKE from the exons ATGGCGCTGTCCAGGGCCGGCTGCTGCCGGGTGTTGTGGCGCCTCGGGCCCGGGcctggccccgccgccggcctcAGCCGCGCCCGGCGGCCGCTGGAGCTGCCCCTCCCGCCACGGTGGGCGCCGAG GTCCCTCGTGTGCCGCCTGTCCACAAAAGCCGGCTCCCGGTCCATCCTCACCACCCTGGCATCGAAAGCAAAGCTGGTCAGCGGGAGGTACGAGAGGTTCTTGGAAAGGACCTTCCCTCGTTTCTACGTGCTGTACACGACGTTCACGAAAG GAATCCAAGCGCTTTTCctggaagtaaaagaaatcagaaaaatcaaatcaaaaatGTCCCATCAGAGACTGAGCGTTCAGCAGCTTCCCTACCGGGAGATGGAGAGGCTGCGGCAG TTCCGCAGGGATGTGATCAAGGCCATTCCCATCGGAATTATTGCCATCCCGCCCTTCGCCAACTTCTTGGTCATCGTCCTGAT gTATTTCTTCCCGCGCCAGCTCCTGATCCGCTACTTCTGGACCCCGCGCCAGCAGGTCGAGTTCCTGGACGCCTACGACGCCGTCCGGCGCGGCTCGTACCCGCACGTGCTGGCCAGTTTAGCCCTGGCAGCACGTTCCCTGCCGGAGCCGCAGCTACGGGAAGGCCTGCAGGAGCTCTGCGCCGAG GTGCAGCGAGGCCGCCAGCCGCGCGTGGCCCAGCTTTACGCCCTGAGAAGTTTGTTTGCGGGGTCTCCGCTGGCTCTGAGCAAGCTCCGCGTGTCCCACGTG AAAGCCCTGAGCCAGGTCCTGTTCCTGACCCCTCACTTGCCGGCCTTTTTCCTGAGGCATCGCCTGCGGAGCCACGTCCTGGAGATCCGGCACCTGGACCGTGCCATGCTGCGCCTGGGCGTGGGGCAGCTGTCCGAGGAGGAGCTGAGAGCG gcttGTTACCTCCGTGGCTTGAACTCCACGCATCTCGGCGTGCCAGAGTGCAGAGCGTGGCTGGAGCAGTGGCTGGGGCTCTCCTGCAAGCTGCAAG cttctgAAGCTTCCCTGCTGGCGAACAGCATGGTCCTGCTGTCCCTCAACTACGTCAGGGCCAAGGAGTGA
- the CSRNP2 gene encoding cysteine/serine-rich nuclear protein 2 yields the protein MDAIASAGLKRKFEDADVGSPGSNSDDEISNSDSADSCDSVNPASSTGFIPTSILKRQKQLRRKNVRFDQVTVYYFARRQGFTSVPSQGGSSLGMAQRHNSVRRYTLCEFAQEQEVNHREILREHLKEEKLHAKKMKLTKNGTVESEEAAGLTLEDVSDDDIDVENVEVDDYFFLQPLPTKRRRALLRASGVHRIDAEEKQELRAIRLSREECGCDCRLYCDPEACACSQAGIKCQVDRMSFPCGCSRDGCGNMAGRIEFNPIRVRTHYLHTIMKLELENKRQGGRPPAPEEDAAAAAAPGSAGDWLGPQPAETQDFQEFMAENETAVMHLQTAEELERLKAEEDSSNGSGVESLGVCILEEPLAVPEGLCPALAAPILIQAQLPPGSSVLCFADGPEQAASPVGNQPYLNDGPVVYYQVEQRPALGAKGESSAAEPPAPAPCPGDKDLGGPPGPPRDLQPSRRHPGGSSQKSSVVPRGCARSPPRPLPVPPRRRSGRMSRPPPRSPRWGPSCPCERPPPPLGAHLFIDNDILWTGSIAGSGGCVVQKRTLKASGQVVKALSIPSPRAPPQPPGPPLCLRQKLAPLRVSVLHHGGLGEGASPLLPLFTRLWASPSGLFKEGIAGGGGHEDPPLAPQAASAGGLTQFLLGKPPWDAAPEGNGPAGGREGVFWGGSCDLVRCSNYLGGGRCGLRLFWQWPKVFGGVRIPLCCSSPATPSPCAGTEPPPGTPSPPPGRSRGEGAGFPTGGALVQVTGAHKGWTGRNEALSLVDPRIPASPPQPGAAPPPPSAVGAFFSCCRTRSCQTRADGDTFFLSLPPSPSPFFFFFFFLGFPTDSALPGTCSELRQPTE from the exons ATGGATGCGATCGCCAGCGCCGGGCTCAAGAGGAAGTTTGAGGATGCGGACGTGGGCTCGCCGGGCTCCAACTCGGACGACGAGATCTCCAACAGCGACAGCGCCGACAGCTGCGACAGCGTCAACCCCGCCAGCTCCACCGGCTTCATCC CCACCTCCATCCTGAAGCGGCAGAAGCAGCTCCGCAGGAAGAATGTCCGCTTCGACCAAGTGACCGTCTACTACTTCGCCCGGCGCCAGGGCTTCACCAGCGTGCCCAGCCAGGGCGGCAGCTCCCTGGGCATGGCCCAGCGCCACAACTCCGTGCGCCGCTACACGCTCTGCGAGTTCGCCCAGGAGCAGGAGGTGAACCACCGGGAGATCCTGCGGGAGCACCTCAAGGAGGAGAAACTCCACGCCAAGAAGATGAAG CTCACCAAGAACGGCACGGTGGAGTcggaggaggcggcggggctGACGCTGGAGGACGTCTCGGACGACGACATCGACGTGGAGAACGTGGAGGTGGATGACTACTTCTTCCTGCAGCCGCTGCCCACCAAGCGACGCCGCGCGCTGCTCCGGGCCTCGGGCGTCCACCGCATCGACGCggaggagaagcaggagctgcGCGCCATCCGCCTGTCCCGCGAGGAGTGCGGCTGCGACTGCCGCCTCTACTGCGACCCCGAGGCCTGCGCCTGCAGCCAGGCGGGCATCAAGTGCCAG GTGGATCGCATGTCCTTCCCCTGCGGCTGCTCCCGGGACGGTTGCGGTAACATGGCCGGTCGGATCGAATTCAATCCCATCCGGGTGCGGACTCACTACCTCCACACCATCATGAAGCTGGAGCTGGAGAACAAGCGCCAGGGCGGGCGGCCACCGGCGCCGGAGGAGGATGCGGCCGCCGCGGCTGCTCCCGGCTCCGCTGGCGACTGGCTGGGGCCGCAGCCGGCCGAAACGCAGGACTTCCAGGAATTCATGGCAGAGAACGAGACGGCCGTCATGCACCTGCAAACGGCGGAGGAGCTGGAGAGGCTGAAGGCTGAGGAAGATTCCAGCAACGGCTCCGGCGTGGAGAGCTTGGGCGTTTGCATCCTGGAGGAGCCGCTGGCCGTGCCGGAGGGGTTGTGCCCGGCTCTGGCCGCCCCCATCCTCATCCAAGCCCAGTTGCCTCCAGGCTCGTCCGTCCTCTGCTTCGCCGACGGCCCGGAGCAGGCGGCCTCGCCGGTGGGCAACCAGCCCTACTTGAACGATGGCCCCGTGGTCTACTACCAGGTGGAGCAGCGGCCGGCGCTGGGCGCCAAGGGCGAGAGCAGCGCGGCGGAGCCGCCGGCAccggccccctgccccggcgaCAAGGACCTgggcggcccccccggccccccccgtGACTTGCAGCCGAGCCGCCGCCACCCAGGGGGAAGCAGCCAAAAATCCTCCGTCGTCCCCAGAGGATgcgcccgctccccgccgcgccccctccccgtccccccccgGCGCCGGAGCGGGCGCATGAGCCGCCCCCCGCCGAGGAGCCCCCGCTGGGGCCCGTCCTGCCCGTGTGAgcggccccctccccccctcgGAGCTCATTTATTTATTGACAATGATATTTTATGGACCGGCAGCATcgcggggagcgggggctgcGTTGTACAGAAGA GAACCCTCAAAGCCTCTGGCCAGGTGGTAAAAGCACTTTCGATCCCCTCCCCCCGCgcacccccccaacccccagggCCCCCCCTTTGCCTCCGGCAGAAACTGGCCCCATTGAGGGTCTCTGTGCTGCATcatggggggctgggggagggggcgtctcccctccttcccctatTTACCAGGCTCTGGGCGAGCCCATCTGGGCTTTTTAAGGAGGGAattgccggggggggggggcacgagGACCCCCCCCTTGCCCCACAAGCCGCCTCTGCTGGAGGGTTGACGCAGTTTCTCCTTGGAAAACCACCCTGGGACGCGGCTCCCGAGGGAAACGGCCcggctgggggcagggagggtgttttttggggggggagcTGTGATCTGGTGAGGTGCTCAAATTATTTGGGGGGGGGTCGTTGCGGTTTAAGGCTCTTCTGGCAGTGGCCGAAGGTGTTTGGAGGGGTGCGAATCCCCCTTTGCTGCTCCAGCCcggccaccccctccccctGTGCCGGGACTGAGCCCCCCCCGGGGACCCCATCCCCTCCTCCAGGCCGGAGCCGGGGGGAAGGGGCTGGTTTCCCAACCGGGGGGGCGTTGGTGCAGGTCACCGGCGCACACAAGGGCTGGACGGGGAGGAACGAAGCCTTATCGCTCGTGGACCCCcgcatccctgcatcccccccccagccaggagctgcccccccgcccccctcagCCGTGGGGgcttttttcagctgctgcaggacacGGAGCTGCCAAACCCGAGCGGACGGTgacactttctttctttccctccccccctccccctccccctttttttttttttttttttttttgggatTCCCAACGGACTCGGCGCTCCCTGGGACCTGCTCCGAGCTCCGTCAGCCGACAGAATGA
- the LETMD1 gene encoding LETM1 domain-containing protein 1 isoform X2, which translates to MALSRAGCCRVLWRLGPGPGPAAGLSRARRPLELPLPPRWAPRSLVCRLSTKAGSRSILTTLASKAKLVSGRYERFLERTFPRFYVLYTTFTKGIQALFLEVKEIRKIKSKMSHQRLSVQQLPYREMERLRQAVPQGCDQGHSHRNYCHPALRQLLGHRPDVFLPAPAPDPLLLDPAPAGRVPGRLRRRPARLVPARAGQFSPGSTFPAGAAATGRPAGALRRGAARPPAARGPALRPEKFVCGVSAGSEQAPRVPRESPEPGPVPDPSLAGLFPEASPAEPRPGDPAPGPCHAAPGRGAAVRGGAESGLLPPWLELHASRRARVQSVAGAVAGALLQAASF; encoded by the exons ATGGCGCTGTCCAGGGCCGGCTGCTGCCGGGTGTTGTGGCGCCTCGGGCCCGGGcctggccccgccgccggcctcAGCCGCGCCCGGCGGCCGCTGGAGCTGCCCCTCCCGCCACGGTGGGCGCCGAG GTCCCTCGTGTGCCGCCTGTCCACAAAAGCCGGCTCCCGGTCCATCCTCACCACCCTGGCATCGAAAGCAAAGCTGGTCAGCGGGAGGTACGAGAGGTTCTTGGAAAGGACCTTCCCTCGTTTCTACGTGCTGTACACGACGTTCACGAAAG GAATCCAAGCGCTTTTCctggaagtaaaagaaatcagaaaaatcaaatcaaaaatGTCCCATCAGAGACTGAGCGTTCAGCAGCTTCCCTACCGGGAGATGGAGAGGCTGCGGCAG GCAGTTCCGCAGGGATGTGATCAAGGCCATTCCCATCGGAATTATTGCCATCCCGCCCTTCGCCAACTTCTTGGTCATCGTCCTGAT gTATTTCTTCCCGCGCCAGCTCCTGATCCGCTACTTCTGGACCCCGCGCCAGCAGGTCGAGTTCCTGGACGCCTACGACGCCGTCCGGCGCGGCTCGTACCCGCACGTGCTGGCCAGTTTAGCCCTGGCAGCACGTTCCCTGCCGGAGCCGCAGCTACGGGAAGGCCTGCAGGAGCTCTGCGCCGAG GTGCAGCGAGGCCGCCAGCCGCGCGTGGCCCAGCTTTACGCCCTGAGAAGTTTGTTTGCGGGGTCTCCGCTGGCTCTGAGCAAGCTCCGCGTGTCCCACGTG AAAGCCCTGAGCCAGGTCCTGTTCCTGACCCCTCACTTGCCGGCCTTTTTCCTGAGGCATCGCCTGCGGAGCCACGTCCTGGAGATCCGGCACCTGGACCGTGCCATGCTGCGCCTGGGCGTGGGGCAGCTGTCCGAGGAGGAGCTGAGAGCG gcttGTTACCTCCGTGGCTTGAACTCCACGCATCTCGGCGTGCCAGAGTGCAGAGCGTGGCTGGAGCAGTGGCTGGGGCTCTCCTGCAAGCTGCAAG cttctgA